CATGATGATGTTTTGGACAGTGCTGATTCCGACCGCTGCGGTGCATCACCGGCGCAAGTAAGACTTAAAATGGAACCCCCTCGCCgccctctttcttttcccccaAATTTCATGCCCACTTGTGCCCTAAATCATCGGTAATCTGACTTGCAAGAAGCTCCTATCCGCCAGCCATGGCTGCCGGCCATGGAAGTTTCCCGTGGAATTAATCTTGTGGGACCATAACTTCTCTTTTTTGGGAATAACAATAGGGAACCATTGGAGATGGACTTTTTTTTGCCTTCCCATACCTATTTCGGGAGTTGGCAAACAACAAGTTTTGGAAAGAAAATATTGAGGACTCTCGGAGATGCTCTAACACAGCCAAGGGAAATGTAGTTAAACCAGATTAAAGGCTGGAACTATTTAAAATAAAAAGAACAAGCCTGAATCAGTCAAATCATGATTGTTGTGTGTTAGCACAAGAAATGGTGCCGCCCAAGTTTCCGCCTAGTGATATAGCAGAATCAGAACAATACCACAAAGTAAGATTCGCCCTGAGAATCGATTGACTCTATGTATGGTGCCATCTCCCACCCTGTGTAAAACCAAAGAACTTACACATGAATAAAAAGaacatgattaataaataataatttGGAAATCTAAAATTCAGATCAACACATAACATGGAAAATTACAGTATGAATATCAAAAATTGTTTCCTCTGTCCAAAAACACAAGGTCTTGATGTGCTGTCTCCAATATACCCCCAAGCTTCCCCACATGCATGCAGCCAATACCCAATATTGTACTTAAAAGAGACTAATTATGGGTAGCCCAGTCATCTATGATGCATTCTTTGTTTAAGTGCTACCATGAGATACACATTGTATTTTTAGACTGAGGGGGTATGCAATATTAGGTAAAAAGAAATTGTATGCGTGGAGATAAAAACTGAAATATCATGCtaaattatgaaatatattgaTTTTTAATGAAATCTCCTAAATGAACCTTTTCCATTAGAACTCTTCAATGCCTCCACATGgaacaaaagaaaaacataGACGCTGTCGTTTTTCATTCAGAATTTCAATTGCCTTTGCATAAGAACAAACTAAATTCCATGCATATATGTGAAAAAAAGAACTCAGCAAACATGTCACATCAATACATCATGCCTTCACAAAAAacattttaaataatttatgaAGTATGCCAATCGAAGCTATCTTTGTCGTCTTTGTCGCCCAGATCCCTATTTGCAAACAAAATTATGGTGCCAAAGTAAATTTATTTGCATGCTTAAAATTGAAAGACTTTTTTCATTAGTGTCCACAAGGAACATAAACACAGGCATACCAGACATTTCATCACTTCGACTCCTTCGGCTCACATGCAAGCATTGTGCAACTACAGCAGCCTGCTGGATAGCCGATAGTGGTATATTTGCACTGGGGCCTGTCTTATTCTCACTGGCGGAATTGCTACCATCATGCAGCAGTCTGGGCGTTCTTAGAATGACACAGAATTCATCACTTTCAACAGGAACAGAGCTCCTTGTGTTTTTTAAAGCTGCATTGTCATTCAGAGCTACTGTGGGTTCTGTAGCTTGTCCTTCATCGGATCCTGATTTATTGGTCTTAGCAACAAGCACCATTTGAGACTTTGCATCCACCTATAGGAAGGGAAGGCTCAGTTCATTTTTCAAGAATGGCAGTTCTCGCTATGTTATAAAACTGAAAGAGTAGATGCTATTTTACTCAGTCCACCTGGTGTATTGTTCGAAAGCCAAGAATCCCTGTAAGGGAGAGCTGTAGGTCACATGCTTCTTGTGCGCTATCCAGATGTAACCTACACAAATATCCAAACAAGATCTTAAGATGGTACCATGTTCAGAATGGCTATCAGTTTTCCATTCCTATCCGCAGTTGGAATAATGTTGGCTTAATGCCTAAGGTTTGTTTGTGGTTGCTGACATGCTGTGCTGGGCTGCAGTGTGGAATCTAGTAAGAGCATATCATGCTTAAATTTTGATACCATGTTCAGATTACCACTGCTGGCCCCTCCTAGAATCTATCAGAAACTCCACCATGGCTTCCAACTAACAAGTCACTTTTAGTTAGAAATAAATAACCATTTCTGAAAGCCAACACAATGACAAATGGAGCCTATATATGTAATAAACCTGAGAAAGAGCTCCGATAATCTATACATCATTTCCTTTCTTCAGTTTACTTTTGAAAACCTTGAGTAATAGGCTTACTGAATATCAAGACTTTGTTTTCTTATGAAAGCATGCAAAGAACAAATCATCTGGAGAATATTAAAACCCTCaaattgagagagagagagagagagagagagagagaccttgAAGCATCAACACGACCATATTTGTATTCCACGATTCCAGCCTCTAAGAAAGCAGCTGAAACAAAATAAGAGCCTTCTCCATCAAACAATAAAGAATCCCAGTAGGTAGAAACCTTTTCCAGTTCACCAAAATAGCCCAACATCTTATTCTTGTACACTTGCACTTGATCAAACAATGACGACGACAACTCATCTAAAATGTTCTGCAGGAGCATTGATATTCTAAACAACCACCATGACACACTCCAGCAATCAGAGATATCCAGATTCCATATGCTGGTTAACAAAAGCTCTGCAAAGACAATGAACTGCAAAAGAATAAGATAAAAACTTGAAACACTGTAAATACAAAACAAGGTAAGACATTTCTCCACTTAAAAGACCACGTGCATATATGCAGGCAGAGGTAGAGGCAATTcaaaaaacaacaacaaaatcATCCACGTTGTTACCATCTAAGGTACAGAAAGGCTCAATAAAAATAAAAGCTTTTAACCATCGAAATTAGCTTGACTCAATCGCAACTATGGCCAATTGTAGGATTAGACACCAAACAAAAAACAAGTACTATGGAAGTATTGGCGCCAATTTAAGGTCCTATCTCCTGTGTCTATAATCTATAGATGTCAAAAATGTAAAATAAAATACTGTATCATATAATTTACAATTTCTGTAGTGTCATTCCCTCTGTTTCACAATGTTTGTTAGGTTAGCATACATAGGTGTTAAATTGAAGTTAAGTTTAACGAAATCAGATGAAATTTGTGCATTTTGGATAGAATTAGTAATTATCCTATCTGATACAacaaagaataagaaaatatgGTTAAAAAATTGACATAGTTTGTGTGCCTTCTAGGTATGCAGACCGGACAAATATTGTGAAACAGAAGTAGTATTACTTTAGCAATGCCGGCCATTCCATATCAAGCATTCTCAAATTGCTCACACTTGGTGGGGCATTTATTGTAGTAGGTGACATGAACTGCAGTTATTCATAAAGAAATACCTAAGACGAATAGATGTCAACATGCAGAATAGATGTCCCGTATCTTTAGACCATTGTGCTAACAGCAACCTTACATTTTAAAATGCAATGTCAACCGTTAGCCATTATGTGagaaaattttcaaacttgACTGATCAGGCTACAGTCTAACAAACTTCGCATGATTAACCATTAGGGCTTAGTCTATCCAAGATGATATACCATATGCCCATAAAAAATGCTATACAAGACCACACACAAGCACAAAAGAATTTGGTGCTGTAAAGCATTGCAGCATTTTTATGATTAAGAACTGAAAGGGTCGTGGCCCTAGTGGCCAGTAAAGCATGGACTAATTGGCCTCCTAAGACTCGGGCATGAACAACAGACTGCCGCATGCTCTAACTGACTCTAACCAAACTCTAACTGAACCACTTTTTAGCTAGACTCTTGACTGAACCAAAAGGACTCAACAGTCAACACTACTGACTGACTCGACACTAtactgactagccaacacgacattcacactttttttttacacgcaggagagctgcgtatctttatAGTAGCAGAGAAAGAATAGTCCAAACACGACATTCACACTAACATTAATTCTTCTGTTTCCCAAGGCTCAGAAAACCACTATcccttttttttatcaaatgAGTGTTATTTCAACAATCAAATGTTGAGACTGTTTATGGAAAGACTATAGGGGAGGTGTGCATGAATCCGACTATGTTTTCAGGAGAACATATTAACCTAATAGATCAAATTTCAAGACATAAAAAGAGATAATAAATGAGCCAACCTCAACATACATACCTGCAAGAGTGAAAATTTCCCATGAACATGAGAACCAAAAGAAGCTAAATTAGCAGAAGCCCAGGCATCCCATATGCCTCCAATATTACTGTAGCATCCTTCATCTAAAGATGAAGTCCAGCAAGGAAAAGTGGAAAACTTCTTTGGAGGCCTACAAACAATTTATgaaaaggatatatatataaagaaaATTATCtctctaaaaaatcaaaaaagaTTTTACATTAACATGAAAATGTAAATCTGATTTCAGTTTTCTGCTTTGGTAGAAACATGTCATTCATCATAAACAGATGTATTACGGCTAAATTTGACATCAGACAGAATACAGTGTACTATATCATTCTATTAAACGTTAGCTTATCGTTTTGTTGCATATATTGTCGTTCTATGGTATGCTAACaatttgcttcaaaaaaaaatctcagaAGTTGGAATGGTCATTACAGCTCAAACAGTACTTTTAGACCTCGAAACTGCAGGCATTCCCGCAAATGGGGCTAAAGCACACATCTGCACACTAAACTAACCTCAAtcataccaaaaaaaaaaacaggacaAAACCCAAGAAAACAACTCACCCAGTCACGTTCTGCTGCGTGAATGCTAGCAGCGCAGCCACCGCGGCGGAGAGCACAACCGCGCACCTGCACTCGAAACCCTCTCCGACGGCTTCCACGTCCCCATCCCCGCGCAGGAAGGCCTGAGCGGCAGCTGCCAGGTCGGCGtagaactgagcggcggagtcgggCGGcccggaggaggcggaggccgggAGGAGGtgcgatgcggcggcggcgagagctgCCTCGTAGTCGCcgtcctcgacggcggcgagcgctgaggcggcggcggcaccgagcGGGTGCGCAGGGGAAGGAGGAGGTGTTGGTGGCGAGGTCGAGGGCGGCGAGGGGAGGGTgcagcggaggaggcggagctcgACCTCACGGAGGAAGCCGGGGCGCCTGGTGGGGGCCGCCATGGCGGTGGCCGTCGGCGAGGTTTAGGGTTTTAGCACGGAGTGTGAAGAGACCACACCAGACACCAGAGTTGAGAAGTCGTGGACCACGGAATTATTGAGGTGCGATGGCCGATTTTTTTAATACGTAATTATACTACAATTACCCGGAATAGTGCTCTAGTCCTCCGAAAGTAGCAAAACTAGGACCCACTAGTTTCATGTCCATGCATTGCTACGGGCAATACAAATCATAGATACTCCTTCTGTTCTGCTACGGCAATATCatagatactccctccgtcctgctACGGGCAATACAAATCATAAATATAGTAGATGGTATTATAATTTTGCTGGCAAAAAACCAAGCAATAGATAATGTAATTGCACTTGATTATAGTATTAATGTATGTATGGTAGGTATACCTGTAATGTAACACATCTAATTTTATTCATGTTCAAAACATAAAAGGTACATTTAATTTTATTCATGGAATATAAAGGAGCCACGGTGGCATGAGACATATGAAATATACAAATTGCCCCATACATCACCACACCAAGGCCAAACCTTGTGAAGATATAGGCATTGTTTGCCTCCAGAAGTAATATTAAACATATAGATATTTGGCCGATGGTGCACAACACCAACCTTAAGATGCCCAAGAAACCATGGTCAGCTTTCCTTATTCTCACTCCCAACAAAGTGAAAGCCAATAGAAGTATCTGTTGGTTTGAATCAACTCCAATTGCAGTTAGTATCTGCTCTTTATACTTAGccatcaataaggtactgtccaGATAGATCACAGGTCAACAATGATTGAATGACTTAATGCAAGGGTTCGAAGATAAGAAAGCACGTCTAAACACATTTGGCTGTCCATTGTAGACCGATTCTATGAATGCGGTGTACGTGCtatgatttctttccttcaagATTTCAAGCACACGGGGAAGGTTGTAATATGATTCCTCATATGAACCCCAATGCATCTCGAGTGCAATCTGTTTCGCTCGCCAATCTTTCTGATATGTAatttcatatttgaattgtctCCAAACTGCTTGCTGGATAAAGGAGCACTCCATATCCCTCTTCTCATTATCTCACAATATAATTCATTCATAATCAGAGATGTTGTCAAGTTACGGTGTCTCTTTCCTAAGTTCTGTAGCATGCAGCTGTGATTCTGCACTATAGAAGCAATTCAATGGATCTCATTCATCAGCTTGTATGCGTATACATAGAAGGTGAAGCTGGGTGCCCCACACTTACATTGTATTTTGATGGACTTGAAATCTTGACAAACACCTCTCTTATTGACGTCACCGTCAATCGTGACAACATGTCctttaattcttgtttattTGGAAATAATTGATCCCGCTTAATCATGCTGCAACCATATTGGTACCGAGACTCATGCATATCTATAGCTTCCATACTCGACACATCTAACCTATTTTATTCTTCTGGAACAAGAGCCTATGTGGCCATGgtatcatcttcttcttcttcgtcgtcGTCCGTGTCGTCCTCCATAGTCAGATTTTCCTCTTCTTTAATGGTGTTGCGGTCAACGGCTGCTAGATCTTCAACAACCCCTTGGACTCTTTCTCCACCATCAGCCACATCATCAACATCAATTTCCTTCGTCTGAGTGACATCTTCCTCTCTGATCCCTAATTGGTTCAATGGCACATCACCACATCAACCACTCTTTTTCTCGGGCAGTTGCGATGATCTTGTCTCACCAACAATCGATTTTAGATATGGTTGAACTAGAATAGTTAACGGAACATTGCACCACCTAAACTACTCTATCAGTCATGACTAGATTAATGTCTACAGGCAATAAATCGTGTCTGAATAAATATTTCCATCCATTTGAAACAACATCATGAACCAATCTTTCAAATCCCTTGTGTTAGCACAATCAGGGTTGGATGGTCAATGGTGATATGAGGAAACAAACACAAATCAACACCCGACAGGCCATGAACGATCTCTCCGATCTCATAAAATATCCTAATCTGATTTAGGCTTGAAAGGGATACCACCTGCTACGAATTTAGATTACCAGTTATATGTCGCAAAAGTATAGATTGTACTACAATCTGACTACATTTCATATATATCGCGTCAGATTCCTAATCTACATTATATGACTACATTTCATATCTACCATGTCAGATTCCTAATCTACATTATATGACATACGTACATATTACGATGCTTACATTAAGTGCAAACCCTAATCCaaatctaaatctaaatctaaaatTTAGTGCAACCCTAATCTGAATGTAAACACTAACCTATATCTAAATCCAAACcctaatttaaaataaattttagtgCAAACCCTAATCCAAATCTAAACCATAATCTATATCTAAATCTAGACCCTAATTTAAACTAAAATTTACTGCAAATCCTAATCAAAATCTAACCCTAATCTAAATCAAAATGTAGACACTAATTTAGACTTAAATTTATATCAAACACTTAATACAACACATTAATACAAAACAtaaatttatgaaaaaaaacCTTGCCAGCCCTGCAGCCCAGCCTTTCGCGCGCGTGCGGGCCCTCAGTGGCCGCAACCCCGCCGTAGCCGTCGCCCCAAGCCACACCCCATGCCCCGACCGCAACCGCTGCGCTGCGTGGTCCCCCGCCTGCTGCCCCGCGCAAGAGAGAGACGCGACAAGATAGAGAGATAGAGCGCGCGAGAAAGAGGACAACAAGAGAGAGAAGACCACGAGAGGAGG
This portion of the Panicum virgatum strain AP13 chromosome 2N, P.virgatum_v5, whole genome shotgun sequence genome encodes:
- the LOC120659936 gene encoding tetratricopeptide repeat protein 27 homolog isoform X2, coding for MAAPTRRPGFLREVELRLLRCTLPSPPSTSPPTPPPSPAHPLGAAAASALAAVEDGDYEAALAAAASHLLPASASSGPPDSAAQFYADLAAAAQAFLRGDGDVEAVGEGFECRCAVVLSAAVAALLAFTQQNVTGPPKKFSTFPCWTSSLDEGCYSNIGGIWDAWASANLASFGSHVHGKFSLLQFIVFAELLLTSIWNLDISDCWSVSWWLFRISMLLQNILDELSSSLFDQVQVYKNKMLGYFGELEKVSTYWDSLLFDGEGSYFVSAAFLEAGIVEYKYGRVDASRLHLDSAQEACDLQLSLTGILGFRTIHQVDAKSQMVLVAKTNKSGSDEGQATEPTVALNDNAALKNTRSSVPVESDEFCVILRTPRLLHDGSNSASENKTGPSANIPLSAIQQAAVVAQCLHVSRRSRSDEMSGWEMAPYIESIDSQGESYFVVLF
- the LOC120659936 gene encoding uncharacterized protein LOC120659936 isoform X3 encodes the protein MAAPTRRPGFLREVELRLLRCTLPSPPSTSPPTPPPSPAHPLGAAAASALAAVEDGDYEAALAAAASHLLPASASSGPPDSAAQFYADLAAAAQAFLRGDGDVEAVGEGFECRPPKKFSTFPCWTSSLDEGCYSNIGGIWDAWASANLASFGSHVHGKFSLLQFIVFAELLLTSIWNLDISDCWSVSWWLFRISMLLQNILDELSSSLFDQVQVYKNKMLGYFGELEKVSTYWDSLLFDGEGSYFVSAAFLEAGIVEYKYGRVDASRLHLDSAQEACDLQLSLTGILGFRTIHQVDAKSQMVLVAKTNKSGSDEGQATEPTVALNDNAALKNTRSSVPVESDEFCVILRTPRLLHDGSNSASENKTGPSANIPLSAIQQAAVVAQCLHVSRRSRSDEMSGIWATKTTKIASIGILHKLFKMFFVKA
- the LOC120659936 gene encoding uncharacterized protein LOC120659936 isoform X1, with the translated sequence MAAPTRRPGFLREVELRLLRCTLPSPPSTSPPTPPPSPAHPLGAAAASALAAVEDGDYEAALAAAASHLLPASASSGPPDSAAQFYADLAAAAQAFLRGDGDVEAVGEGFECRCAVVLSAAVAALLAFTQQNVTGPPKKFSTFPCWTSSLDEGCYSNIGGIWDAWASANLASFGSHVHGKFSLLQFIVFAELLLTSIWNLDISDCWSVSWWLFRISMLLQNILDELSSSLFDQVQVYKNKMLGYFGELEKVSTYWDSLLFDGEGSYFVSAAFLEAGIVEYKYGRVDASRLHLDSAQEACDLQLSLTGILGFRTIHQVDAKSQMVLVAKTNKSGSDEGQATEPTVALNDNAALKNTRSSVPVESDEFCVILRTPRLLHDGSNSASENKTGPSANIPLSAIQQAAVVAQCLHVSRRSRSDEMSGIWATKTTKIASIGILHKLFKMFFVKA